A region from the Microbacterium lacus genome encodes:
- a CDS encoding alpha/beta hydrolase, with amino-acid sequence MHIVLVHGMGGSDFDWSAVAPLLESDGFHVSVADNASQSLDDDVAAVRALIDAVDDDALLVGHSYGGAVITNAGMHERVLGVVYVAAFAPAEGETVNEIVTRYEPAEVSRFMTRGPDGEWIGVESEEAHQALSWDVPEEAMLVRSTRGRASADAIFTQPSGVPAWAGKPAWYLVATLDRHLRPEAQRDMAARADATVEEVATSHSVPLAAPEVVRAFVSRAAEALAPA; translated from the coding sequence ATGCACATCGTCCTGGTCCACGGCATGGGAGGATCCGACTTCGACTGGAGCGCGGTCGCTCCGCTGCTCGAGTCCGACGGATTCCACGTCTCCGTCGCCGACAACGCGTCGCAGTCGCTCGACGACGACGTCGCGGCGGTGAGAGCACTGATCGACGCCGTCGACGACGACGCGCTCCTCGTCGGCCATTCGTACGGCGGCGCCGTCATCACCAACGCCGGGATGCATGAGCGGGTGCTCGGTGTGGTGTACGTCGCCGCGTTCGCGCCGGCCGAGGGCGAAACGGTGAACGAGATCGTGACCCGCTACGAGCCCGCAGAGGTCTCGCGGTTCATGACCCGAGGCCCGGACGGCGAATGGATCGGCGTGGAGAGCGAGGAAGCGCATCAGGCGCTGTCCTGGGATGTGCCCGAGGAGGCCATGCTGGTGCGAAGCACCCGCGGTCGCGCGAGTGCCGATGCGATCTTCACGCAGCCCTCCGGGGTGCCCGCGTGGGCGGGCAAGCCCGCGTGGTACCTGGTGGCCACGCTCGACAGGCATCTGCGCCCCGAAGCGCAGCGTGACATGGCGGCACGCGCGGACGCCACGGTCGAAGAGGTCGCGACGAGCCACTCCGTGCCCCTCGCGGCGCCCGAAGTCGTCCGCGCGTTCGTCTCGCGCGCAGCGGAGGCCCTCGCACCGGCGTGA
- a CDS encoding dipeptide/oligopeptide/nickel ABC transporter permease/ATP-binding protein → MPATTSAVRTAESVRPRAFAWNGGLIAGLAMLAIIALVAIFAPVFLADQASGLGSGPPNSPSTPEHPLGTDTLGRDMLARTLVATRPTVLMAVIATGLAAIAGIAVGIAIWLAPKRVREFGLRCIEFAVSYPTMLVAIIIAAILGQGIVQVVIAIAVANTAGFARLTANLAARISTSEYVTTARLMGVPTVRIASRHVLPNMAEPTLILIAGAFAGTLVEISGLSFLGLGAQSPAFDWGTLLNEGLSKIMVNPIVIVGPAVALTFTSLAALLVGDGLAAAANPRSNGTQARLVRSAEPPSTAAVPADAVLIAEGITVTHESSGRELVSDVSFTIGRGEVLGIVGESGSGKSLTASVVAKLLGEGLSASARRLELAGTDLLGKVPARKMASSIGLVYQDPGTSLNPALLLGSQLTDVLRLRLGYSRRGATAKLLEGFRDVRLTDPEGRLRQYPHQLSGGMKQRAMIASAMSPNPDLLIADEPTTALDVTVQREVLTVLKRMNAESGTAILFISHDLGVVRALCDRVLVLKDGHIVEQIDDTAHLTDAMVKHPYTKRLLAATPVVSLPDRVAPKEVGV, encoded by the coding sequence GTGCCCGCGACCACCTCAGCCGTGCGGACGGCGGAATCAGTCCGACCCCGCGCCTTCGCGTGGAACGGCGGGCTCATCGCCGGCCTGGCGATGCTGGCGATCATCGCCCTCGTGGCGATCTTCGCACCCGTCTTCCTCGCCGACCAGGCGAGTGGACTCGGAAGCGGTCCGCCCAACTCTCCGTCCACGCCCGAACACCCGCTCGGCACCGACACGCTCGGGCGCGACATGCTCGCACGCACTCTCGTCGCCACCCGCCCGACGGTGCTGATGGCGGTCATCGCGACAGGGCTGGCAGCGATCGCCGGCATCGCGGTCGGCATCGCGATCTGGCTCGCCCCCAAGCGTGTCCGCGAATTCGGCCTGCGATGCATCGAGTTCGCGGTGAGCTACCCGACGATGCTCGTCGCGATCATCATCGCCGCCATCCTCGGACAGGGCATCGTGCAGGTCGTCATCGCGATCGCCGTCGCCAACACGGCGGGGTTCGCGCGGCTGACAGCGAACCTGGCCGCGCGCATCTCCACGAGTGAATACGTCACCACGGCGCGCCTGATGGGTGTTCCCACGGTGCGCATCGCCAGTCGCCACGTTCTGCCGAACATGGCCGAGCCGACACTGATCCTGATCGCGGGAGCGTTCGCCGGGACGCTCGTGGAGATCTCGGGATTGTCGTTCCTCGGTCTTGGCGCCCAGTCGCCGGCGTTCGATTGGGGCACACTCCTCAATGAGGGGCTCAGCAAGATCATGGTGAACCCCATCGTGATCGTCGGACCCGCCGTCGCCCTCACCTTCACGTCGCTGGCTGCGCTCCTCGTGGGCGACGGTCTGGCTGCTGCGGCCAACCCGCGCTCCAACGGCACCCAGGCTCGACTCGTCCGCTCGGCAGAGCCGCCGTCCACGGCTGCCGTGCCCGCGGACGCCGTGCTCATCGCGGAAGGCATCACCGTCACCCACGAGTCCAGCGGTCGCGAACTCGTCTCCGACGTGTCCTTCACGATCGGCCGCGGCGAAGTGCTCGGCATCGTCGGCGAGTCAGGCTCCGGCAAGTCCCTCACCGCCTCGGTGGTCGCGAAGCTGCTCGGTGAAGGATTGTCCGCGTCCGCCCGCAGGCTGGAGCTCGCCGGCACCGACCTGCTCGGCAAGGTTCCCGCCCGCAAGATGGCGTCGAGCATCGGGCTGGTCTACCAGGACCCGGGCACCTCCCTCAACCCGGCGCTTCTGCTGGGCAGTCAGCTCACCGACGTCCTCCGGCTGCGCCTGGGCTACTCGCGACGAGGAGCGACCGCGAAACTGCTGGAGGGCTTCCGGGACGTCCGGCTCACCGACCCCGAGGGGCGGCTCCGTCAGTACCCTCACCAGCTGTCGGGTGGCATGAAGCAGCGGGCGATGATCGCGTCCGCCATGAGCCCCAATCCCGACCTGCTCATCGCCGACGAGCCGACCACGGCGCTCGATGTGACGGTCCAGCGGGAGGTGCTGACCGTGCTCAAACGCATGAACGCCGAGTCCGGTACCGCGATCTTGTTCATCTCGCACGACCTCGGGGTCGTGCGGGCACTGTGCGATCGCGTCCTCGTCTTGAAGGACGGCCATATCGTCGAGCAGATCGACGACACCGCGCATCTCACGGACGCGATGGTGAAGCATCCGTACACGAAGCGGCTCCTCGCGGCGACACCCGTCGTGTCGCTGCCGGATCGAGTCGCCCCGAAGGAGGTCGGTGTATGA
- a CDS encoding ABC transporter ATP-binding protein, with product MSEPMVDVRGLDVSFGSVQVLHGVDLMVQRGRTVGIVGESGSGKSTLAKVLVGEVRPSAGRVVVDGDDLTARHRATMRRHRRRTQMIPQDPYSSLSPRRTIAQTLAEAIDPARARVSRHEEQIASWLTLVGLEPEMMHRYPHEFSGGQRQRIAIARGLVIKPDVVIADEITSALDVSVQAQILDLLAEIKDKLGITVIFISHNLAVVQRVSDEVMVLYQGKVVESGPVEQIYADPQHWYTRRLLDADPGSPGFTLAS from the coding sequence ATGAGCGAGCCCATGGTCGACGTCCGCGGACTCGATGTGTCGTTCGGATCCGTTCAGGTCCTCCACGGCGTGGATCTCATGGTGCAGCGGGGTCGCACCGTGGGCATCGTCGGCGAATCGGGGTCGGGAAAGTCGACTCTCGCCAAGGTGCTGGTGGGCGAGGTGCGTCCGTCGGCCGGGCGTGTCGTCGTCGACGGCGACGACCTGACGGCGCGCCACAGGGCGACGATGCGTCGGCACCGTCGTCGCACGCAGATGATCCCGCAGGATCCGTATTCGTCGCTGTCACCGCGTCGCACGATCGCGCAGACCCTGGCCGAGGCGATCGATCCGGCGCGCGCCCGCGTGTCGCGCCACGAGGAGCAGATCGCCTCGTGGCTGACGCTCGTGGGCCTCGAGCCGGAGATGATGCACCGCTATCCGCACGAATTCTCGGGTGGACAGCGTCAGCGCATCGCGATCGCACGCGGCCTGGTGATCAAGCCTGACGTCGTCATCGCCGACGAGATCACCTCGGCGCTCGACGTCTCCGTGCAGGCGCAGATCCTTGATCTCCTGGCGGAGATCAAGGACAAGCTCGGCATCACGGTGATCTTCATCTCGCACAACCTCGCGGTCGTACAGCGGGTGAGCGACGAGGTCATGGTCCTGTACCAGGGCAAGGTCGTGGAGTCCGGTCCGGTCGAGCAGATCTATGCCGACCCGCAGCACTGGTACACGCGCCGACTGCTCGATGCCGACCCGGGCTCGCCCGGTTTCACTCTCGCGAGCTGA
- a CDS encoding amidohydrolase family protein: MRARARLPLTPIGPGRTVLVGATLIDGAASAPLPDAEVAVLDGVVDYAGPRRRGGVEDGGRVVDLSGSWMLPGFIDVHVHLAMVAAGGEQQRAWFAEEAVLEVAAQLRRTVEAGVTTARDLDGLTPGYRLAVGNGTAVGPRLHLAIAMLSPTGGHADPFLPNGSLPAWAARAGMPSPALVDTDDDIVRTVRRLISMGADAIKVSTSGGAGSPTDEPDDVGITEQQVRLIRRLGDERGGVPVTAHALTDAAARAAVQGGAASIEHGYDLSDATIELMLERGTVLVPTLSTLLREISTHIDPGRRRERERMRERGMDSVRRAIAAGVPVALGTDAGVVPHGANLRELAWLVEAGLTPIDAIRAGTSAGAELLGIGDRVGTVAAGKMADLVVTDADPLASVGRLAEPGAVRMVVQSGRAVVDLDRRLG, translated from the coding sequence GTGCGCGCGCGTGCTCGGCTTCCGCTGACCCCGATCGGGCCCGGGCGGACGGTGCTCGTCGGGGCGACTCTCATCGACGGTGCGGCATCGGCTCCGCTGCCTGATGCCGAGGTCGCCGTGCTCGACGGCGTCGTGGACTACGCCGGACCGCGCCGTCGTGGCGGTGTCGAGGACGGCGGCCGTGTCGTCGATCTGTCGGGCTCCTGGATGCTCCCCGGGTTCATCGACGTCCACGTCCACCTCGCGATGGTCGCCGCCGGCGGCGAGCAGCAGCGTGCCTGGTTTGCGGAGGAAGCGGTTCTCGAGGTCGCCGCCCAGCTGCGGAGGACCGTAGAGGCGGGTGTCACGACGGCGCGCGATCTCGACGGGCTCACCCCCGGGTATCGACTCGCGGTGGGCAACGGCACGGCGGTCGGGCCCCGACTGCATCTGGCCATCGCGATGCTCTCGCCGACCGGCGGTCACGCAGACCCGTTCCTTCCGAACGGGAGCCTGCCGGCGTGGGCGGCGCGCGCGGGCATGCCGTCCCCGGCGCTGGTTGACACCGACGATGACATCGTCCGGACGGTTCGTCGGCTCATCAGCATGGGTGCCGATGCGATCAAGGTCTCCACGTCGGGTGGTGCGGGCTCGCCGACCGACGAGCCCGATGACGTGGGCATCACGGAGCAGCAGGTGCGATTGATCCGCCGTCTCGGTGACGAGCGTGGCGGCGTTCCTGTCACTGCCCACGCGCTCACCGATGCCGCCGCACGCGCCGCCGTGCAGGGCGGCGCGGCGAGCATCGAGCACGGCTACGACCTGTCGGACGCCACCATTGAGCTCATGCTCGAACGGGGCACCGTCCTGGTGCCGACGCTGAGCACCCTCCTCCGGGAGATCTCTACGCACATCGACCCCGGGCGGCGACGGGAGCGGGAGCGGATGCGCGAGCGGGGGATGGACTCCGTGCGGCGTGCGATCGCCGCCGGTGTGCCCGTCGCTCTCGGCACCGACGCGGGGGTCGTCCCGCACGGAGCGAATCTGCGCGAGCTGGCCTGGTTGGTCGAGGCCGGGCTCACGCCGATCGATGCCATTCGTGCCGGCACGTCCGCGGGCGCCGAGCTGCTCGGGATCGGCGACCGGGTCGGGACGGTCGCGGCCGGGAAGATGGCCGATCTCGTCGTGACGGATGCTGATCCGCTGGCGTCCGTCGGGCGACTCGCCGAGCCGGGCGCGGTGCGCATGGTCGTGCAGTCGGGCAGGGCGGTCGTCGACCTCGACCGGCGGCTCGGCTGA